CGCCAAGAGCTGGTTCACCGACTTCGAGCCGGGCGTCCACAACATCGGCGCTACCGTCGAGTCGGCGACCGCCTCCATCACCGAGAATAACCTCGCCACGGTAACCATCGAAATCGAATAAGCGCCCTCCCCCGGGCAACGACCGCCGCCGAGGCCCTCGCGCCGGCATCTCCACACGCTTCGGGCTTAACCCCGGTCTTCAGGGTGTGGGTAGACCCGCGCGGCGACGCGCTTAGAGTTTGGCACGTCAGCCCGCTCGCCAGAGACGCTCATGACATCGAGCGAACAGGCGTTTTTCTTTCTCACCGGAGGTTCCGTGCAACGCCAACCAGACTCCCCGTCGGCGGCCGGCTTCAACGCTGCGATCCAGGGCCTCTCCGAGGGGTTCTCCAATCTGGTTCGACAGCACGTCGAGCTTGCGCGCCACGAGGCCAAAGACGAGCTCAAGCAGGTCGCCACCCAGGTCATCGGGCTGGTCGTCTTCGGGGCCATCGCCCTGGTGGGCTACCTCCTGCTGCTGGCCGCCATCGTGCTGCTCGCACTCTGGCTCGGCGGGGTCGGGCCGATGTTCATCGCCTGCGCCATCCTGGCCGGCCTGCACCTGGCCGTCTCCGGCGTGGCCATCGCGCGGCTCTCCAGCCAGCTCAGCGAGAGCGGTGTGAGCCTGCCTCAGATTTCGGAAGAGCTTGAGAGGAACAAGCAATGGATAAAGCAACTTCGCAAGAGCTCATCCCCGCAACTTCCGGCGGAGCCCTCGTAAGCGCCCGCCGACCGGCGGGCACTCCCGAAGAAATTCGGCTCGAGATTGAGGCCTCACGTCGCCAGATTGCCTCCAGTCTGGACATGCTCCAGCACGAGGTCCGCTCCACCATGGACCGCGCGCTTGACTGGCGTCAGTGGGTCCACGATCATCCTCGAAAAGCCGTCGGCATCGCCTTCGGGGTGGGACTTTACTTCGCGCTACGCTGATCCCGGTTGCTCCTGGCGCCGCCGTGCACACATTGCTGCACACTTCTATTTCTACGGACCGCTGTCGCGCTGCCGGCGCGTTTGACTTCGATGAGGACTTCCCATCATGACCGAGGCAAAACCCACCACCGCTACCACGCCCCAACAGCCCCAGTCCGAACCCGGTGTCGGCGAACGCGCGGCGGAAGCTCGCGCGCGCATCGAGCAGCAGTACCACGACATCGAGCAGAACTACGATCAGACCCGCCAGCGTCTGCAGGAGTTCAACGACCAGGCCGTCGACTTCATCCGCACCAACCCCGGCCTGGCCATCGCCGGCGCCGTGGCCGCTGGCTACGTGATTGGCCGGCTCGCCAGCCGCCGCTGGCTCGCCTGAAGCCGCTCGCCACCCTTTGCGCTGACCCCGATGCTGAGAGCTTTGTTATGTCGGACCTCAAGCAAGACCTCGAACAGACCCGGGACTACCTGGATGAATCGCGCCGCATCGTCGACGACGCCCGTCATCTCTACGATGACTTTCGCCGCGACAATCCCCTGGGCCACATCTACGAGCGCAACCCTTACGCTGTCCTGGCCGCCGCAGCGGGCGTCGGCTACGTACTTGGCGGAGGGCTTTTCACCCCCTTTACGCGCCGACTGATGCGGGTCGGGATCAAGGCGATGGTCTTGCCTGTCGCCGCCTCACACTTACGTTCACTCACCAACAACGAGAGCGACCCCTCCGCGCATTGAGCACGCCCATCGCTCCGCGCTCTGGCGCCCTCGCGCCCTCGCGCCCGAACCTTCGCTAAAAGGAGAGCACCATGGACTGGAAAAAAGTTATGAACGACGTCAACCGAAACGTCAGCACCACGTATGACGCCTCCATCGAAAACGTCCTCGACCGCCTGGGCCTCGAACATCGCAAGAGCACCATGGACGTCGTCTTGCCGATGCTCGGCGTCTTCGGCGCCGGCATCGCCGTGGGAGCCTCCCTCGGCCTGCTCTTCGCTCCGAAGCGCGGCAATGAGCTGCGCGACGAGCTGCGCCACTCCCTCGAAGATCTCCGCGAGCGCGGCTCCGAGAAACTCAACGAGGTCAGCCGTAAGACGCGGGAGAACGCAGAGGCGGCGATTCCCCAGGGAACCGACTCCTCGGCGGCTCGCAGCTAATCAGCGCCTCTAAGTAGGCTCTTTGTACGAAAGAAGCGCTGCCGGCAACTGCCGGCAGCGCTTTTCTATGCCCACTCTCACACCCACGCCAGACGCCTCGTAAGCAAAACGCGCCTTAGCTCTCCACCGCCAACCGACGCTGGGAGTTCTCCTGACGCTTCGACCAGGTCGCAGGCACCGCGTACATCACATGCTCCTCGGGAGTCTCCGCAAGGTAGATCACCCCGAGGGGATCCCCGGGCTTCAGACCGGCAAAAGCCCTGTCCCCCGTCGCCAGACTCCCGTAAATGTAACGCCCATTCACCGGATAGCGGTACGTCAGATGAACCCCGCTGGACCGTCCCCCGCCAAGATCGGAAAAGCGCCCGGTGACTTCACCCAGCGTATACTCTCCCGCGCGATACACCGAGATGTCTTGAAACGCTCGCCCACATGCGGCCAGCGCCATACCAAGCGTGCACAAAAATACGAAGGCCCCCAGCACCGCAAAGCCCACCATCCCCGCCATCCATACCGCAATCGGAAAACTCAAGGTGGCAAGACACGCAATGATGTTGACCACCACCACCCCCAGATGACTTCGGCCTAGATAAGCGTCCCGCAAGAAAAAGCCCGGGAAGGGACGCGGCGCCGGCAGAATCTCGTGAGGCACCGGAAGTCGTCCGACCACCGTCTCCCGCGGGATCATCAAAAACTCATCCTCAAGCGCCTGGAGGACCGCTGCGGCACTTTGCATGCGTCGCTCAACTTCCGGCTCCGTCATCGCCAGGAGCACCCGCTCCAGCCCGATCGTCACAGGAAGGTCATCCGGCAGCCGGAAGGTATGCAGCCCGTCAAAAAGCTCCCCGGGCGGTGTCCCACTGAGAAGTTGAACAGCACTGGCGCCCAACGCAAAGATGTCCGTTGCTGCACGCGCCGCCCCCGCGTACTGCTCCGGCGGCATGTAGCCAAACGTCCCCACGATCGTTGAACCCAACCCCTCGGCTGTCACCGACTCACGAACCGCCCCGAAGTCAATCACCACCAGCGAACCATCCGACCGGAGCATCAGGTTGGCAGGCTTAATGTCGCGATGAATCACCGGAGGGTTAAGCCGATGAAGGTAGTCGAGCACCTCGAGGGTTCGACGCAGGACATCGCGCACCTCGTCCTCGGCAAAACGATACCCCTCATCCAGCATATCCTGGAGGTTTCGCCCCTCAATATAACTTTGAACAAGAAAGAGCCGATCAGGCGCGTCGGCCTCTTCATCCTCGATCGTGAAGTGCGCGTAGTATCGAGGAATCCCCGGATGCTCGAGGCTGCGCAACATCTCGCATTCACGATGAAAGAGCTCGTAGTCCTTCCAGCGCTTCATGCGACTCGGCAAGAGCTCCTTTACCGCGACAAGCCTCTCATCGGCGTCCAGGTCTCGTGCCAGATAGGTTCGCCCGAGCGCACCCTCTCCTAGCACACGAATCAACCCGTACCGCTCTCGAACCACCTCGAGAAACTCATCCTCGGTGGCCCCCGATGGCGGCGTCGCTCCGACGGTACCTTCACTCATTACTCGACTCTCCGCGCCTGCGTTTTGCATGCTGTCATGAGAGCCCAAGCCTAATGCAGCCAGCTCAGAGCGGCAATGCCTACCGTCAGGCACGCACACGAGTGAATGACTTCACCCGTGCACGCTTCATCAGTCCCCTGATCAGATAGTAGACAGCTCGGCTTTACGACTTCAAATCGCGGAGAGAACGTCGCGCCAGCGGCCGCGCTCTGCGCCTTGATGCCCGGCTCAATACGACGCCTGGCTCAATACGCAGACTCAGGCACGAATATAATATCGCCGGGCAAGAGCCTGAGGTTGCGCTGACGCCCCTCTACGATTTCCTGAAGCGGCACGCGGACCTGAATCTCAACACCGTCAACCACACGCGTAAGTTTGGTGTTGTTGGTGCTCGCGCGCTCGTTGAAGCCGCCGGCCAGCGCAAAGGCCTCGATGATGCTGATGTTATTTTTATAAGGAAAAGTCCCCGGCTCTCGGACTTCACCGAAGATGAAAATACGCTTGGAGTTGTACTCAACAATCGTGCACTGCACGTTGGGCTCTTTGAGAAACTTCTCCCCGAGCCCCAGCGTGAGTTGAACCTCAACATCGGTGCAGGTCAGCCCCTCGGCCTTAAAGCGCCCCACATGCGGATAGTTGATGGTCCCGTCGGCACCGACAGTAAACTCACCACTGAGCGCCTCTTCCCCGTAGACTCTCAGCAAAAATCGATCGCCGGGACCGAGTTCGCCGGTAGGCGGAAGTTCGGCCTGCTGCTCAACCAGCGCCAGATAAGCCGGATCAACACGCTCGTGAGCACACCCACTCAGCAGCCCCGCCAGCAAGAGACATACCGCCAGAAAGGGCACACACCCATTAACCTTTCTCACAGGACACTCTCCCGGATTTCGTGGCCAGGGACCGCGGCTGCAACACCAATGCGCCCTGATTAATACGTAAGCGTCGTCGTCAGCACCACATGGTGACGTTGGTAGTCCCGCACTGAACTCTCCCCCGGACCATCCACCTGAACGACGTTATCGGTAAAGTTGGAAACAAAGCGGTAGGACAGGCCCAGATCCCAGCCACGACGTAGCTCCATCGATGCCTCACCTTTCACACCGAAGAGCAAGTCGGAGAGGTCTTCAGGGATCGTGACCACGTTGTCCTGAGTCTGAACCTGACGCACGCCGAGGTCAGCGTAATCTCGCATCTGCGCGTCTGCCTCCAAACCTAACTTCAGACGCCCCCCGACCAAACCCTGCTGAAACCCGACCAGCGCGCGATGGTAGGTGTAGAAGTTCCCGATCGTCGAGTCCGCGAAGTCGCGCTGGTAGCCCGCACGAATGCGGCTATCAAGATTGACCGGACCGAACTGATAGCTGGCCTCCGCCTTTACCAACAGGCCCTGAAAATCGGGCCCGTTCGGGTCTTGATAGAAACCCCACCCGTAACCGGCCTGCAACCCCACGCTGACGCGCTGCGTGATCAAGCCCCGCAGGCCACCCAACAAGCGCAAAGGGTTACTGTTGGTATTCAACAACCGACCATCCGCGCTGATGACCTCACCGGAGGGGCCGCCCTGAACCGGGCTGGCGTAGTTAATACGGCGATAATCCGCCGATGCCACAAGCGCGGTCTTGGGCAGGAACGACCAGTGTCCGTTCCACCCGATATGATGCGTGTAACGATCGAGTTCACGGTAGAGATTATGGCGATAGAGCGAGAGGTCGTAGCTCAGATAGGTCTCGAGAACTCGTCCGCCCGGGTGAAAACCAAGCATCACGCCGGCACGGTTGAAGATACGATTAACCGCGTCGGCGGACTCGTAGCTCGGAGCCTCGTTGGTGCGCACGAAAGTCTCGGACAGACGCAGACTCACCGCACCGCGCGGGTTCCATGTCAGGTTCGCGCCCAGGTTCGCCGACAGACCGCTCTGAGAGGCTACGGTCTCCTCCGAACTCAAATACTGCCGCCAACCAACAGACGCGTCCCCGTTGATATCCCACATTCCCGGATCGAGTGTCTCGAGCCTCAACCCCGGCTGCACAAAGCCTTCGGGAACCTGTTTGATACTCGAGCTTTCCCGACTCGATGAGTAGTAGAGGTTGGAATCAAACCCCGCCCCGAGTGTCACCCCCGGGTGTAGGCGCAGGTTGCCTCCCCCCACACCATCGCCCCACTCCGCCGCAGCGGAGGGCGAAGTCAAGAGCACTGCACTGGCCACCGCACAGAGCGCGGCCGCTTTCATCCATCGTCCCGTCATGGGCACTCTCATCTATCTGAACGTGGGACGCAGCACATCATGCGTCCCAACCGGCTTATTGATAGGGGGTCAGCTCCGGAAGGCGATCGAGCACATCACGCTCGTCGCCCAGGAACTCCTCGTCGGGAGATCCGATCCCGGGGTCTACTGAGACCTCCAGAACCGCATCATCGGCATAACGAAGTTCCTGCCCGGCACACACTCGCGCCTCCTCTCCCAATCCGGAGACGCGCTGACCGGCGATGCTGATCAGCGTGTAATGGTGCTTGGACGCCTCAAGGTCATTGGCAGCCACGCTGTCCGAGAGACTGACGTAGCTCTGCTCACTGACCTTCACAAAGCCCCTGATCGAAGCCAACTTCTCATTCACACAATTAATCTTCAGAATATCGCGCTCTTCATCACGCGCGCTATCCAACAACTGGGTGGTACTCTCGAGAGTGACGCGCATCGCGTCGATCTTATTCGCCGCTCGCTCACCCATCTCTCCTGCTGAGAGATTGTCGAGATCTTCGTCAATAACCCCCCCGCCGTTGCGATCGTTGAAATCGGTCAGGAGGCGCTCACCATCACCGTCTTGCTGAGCCAGCGCACTCGGCCCGACAAGTAGTAACGAGAGCCCTAACATCGTCGCCCATCGCATCGTGGTGTTCATGCCATATCCTGGGATCTAGGATCGATCCGCGCCCTATCGTCAATTCACGTTGCGCGGCCCGATCAGTTACGACGGCTCCCAACTCTCTGCAGATTCGCAGCGGGTATCCCCCGTCGTCGTGATCGTCTCCGATTAATTATAAGATCACATGCATGCCCTTCAAGAAAGGGCGTTCCCCCCCGCCCGCAGCCGACGATCAGCCGCCCGGCGAAAACACGAAAGGCAGGGTGAACATCGAGTCGCCCCCTTCTGGAGCGGGGACGCGAAGACGACGCTGAATCTCCTGGGCGACGCACTGACCGACGCCACCGCCGACGCCGTCTGCTGCAACCTTGGCGTCACTGACGCGTCCTCGAGAGCCCGCCGCAGAGACCGTCACCAGAACGCGCACCGTACCCTGAGCGCTGTTGTTTCGACGAAGCTCACGCTCATAACAGTCCTGGATATTGCGCTGAATCTGGCGCAACGCGCGAGAAACTGCCGCCTGATCAAGCGTTCCGCCGATGGCGTCATCCGGATTCTGAATCTGCACAGGCCGTGCGCGCACCGTCGTCTCTTCACGCTTGCCGGTATCGACACCGTCCTTTGCTTTGGACGCTCCCTTAGTCGATCCGATCTCGCCGATATCGGCACGGGTACCAACGCCATCGGCCTCGCTATCACCGCGGCCCAGCGCCAGACGGTCGCCACCACCGGCCTGGTACTCAACACGAGAAGAGCCGGCAAATGCCTCATCAGCGCCCAGGTTTCGCAGGCTGTCGGTCACGCGAGCAATCGCTGACTCCCCGCCTTCACCATCGGCCGTAAGAACGCGAAGCACGGTTGCATCACGCACCTCTTCTGTCAGGCGAAGCCGCTCTTCCTGACGCGCATCGGCCACTTCTTCAGGGGTCTTGCTGGGCGCAGGCTCAGCCTGCTGCGGAGCAGCCTCGCCCTCATTCTCCCCTTCCCCCTCTTCAGTTTCCTCAAGCTCGATCTCTTCTGGCTCGGGCTCGTCCTGCTTCTCTTCCACCATGATCCGCGCAATGCGATCGGGAATGCGAAACTCCGTCTCCTCGGGAACCGGCCAATCCTGGTTCTCAACAAAGACGACAAATCCAATCTGGATCAGCGCTGAGAGCAAGAGAAGCATCGCCAGAGGGCGGTCGATGCTCGACATAAATCCGCCGCGCATCGACGCAGGCAGTACCGGCGCGGGACGCACCGGCGGGGGAGTCACAAACTGAAAAAGGACGGTCGCCTCCCCGATCACCACTCGACCGCGCATCGTAGCGTCGAGTTTGACCTGGTAGACATCGCCCTTCTTCTTGGCGACCCCGCTGGAACGCAGCTCTTCAAACGACTGCACCGAGCCGCCACGCGAGACCCGCCCCTCCATCTTGTCGGTAAATTGCAGCGTATAGCTGCCACCGGCCGGCTCA
This window of the Lujinxingia vulgaris genome carries:
- a CDS encoding protein kinase domain-containing protein gives rise to the protein MQNAGAESRVMSEGTVGATPPSGATEDEFLEVVRERYGLIRVLGEGALGRTYLARDLDADERLVAVKELLPSRMKRWKDYELFHRECEMLRSLEHPGIPRYYAHFTIEDEEADAPDRLFLVQSYIEGRNLQDMLDEGYRFAEDEVRDVLRRTLEVLDYLHRLNPPVIHRDIKPANLMLRSDGSLVVIDFGAVRESVTAEGLGSTIVGTFGYMPPEQYAGAARAATDIFALGASAVQLLSGTPPGELFDGLHTFRLPDDLPVTIGLERVLLAMTEPEVERRMQSAAAVLQALEDEFLMIPRETVVGRLPVPHEILPAPRPFPGFFLRDAYLGRSHLGVVVVNIIACLATLSFPIAVWMAGMVGFAVLGAFVFLCTLGMALAACGRAFQDISVYRAGEYTLGEVTGRFSDLGGGRSSGVHLTYRYPVNGRYIYGSLATGDRAFAGLKPGDPLGVIYLAETPEEHVMYAVPATWSKRQENSQRRLAVES
- a CDS encoding DUF3618 domain-containing protein; protein product: MDKATSQELIPATSGGALVSARRPAGTPEEIRLEIEASRRQIASSLDMLQHEVRSTMDRALDWRQWVHDHPRKAVGIAFGVGLYFALR
- a CDS encoding YtxH domain-containing protein, which encodes MDWKKVMNDVNRNVSTTYDASIENVLDRLGLEHRKSTMDVVLPMLGVFGAGIAVGASLGLLFAPKRGNELRDELRHSLEDLRERGSEKLNEVSRKTRENAEAAIPQGTDSSAARS
- a CDS encoding DUF883 family protein, whose product is MTEAKPTTATTPQQPQSEPGVGERAAEARARIEQQYHDIEQNYDQTRQRLQEFNDQAVDFIRTNPGLAIAGAVAAGYVIGRLASRRWLA
- a CDS encoding polysaccharide biosynthesis/export family protein, which produces MRKVNGCVPFLAVCLLLAGLLSGCAHERVDPAYLALVEQQAELPPTGELGPGDRFLLRVYGEEALSGEFTVGADGTINYPHVGRFKAEGLTCTDVEVQLTLGLGEKFLKEPNVQCTIVEYNSKRIFIFGEVREPGTFPYKNNISIIEAFALAGGFNERASTNNTKLTRVVDGVEIQVRVPLQEIVEGRQRNLRLLPGDIIFVPESAY
- a CDS encoding AgmX/PglI C-terminal domain-containing protein, which produces MAKASGRKILRVGLIQNEKVLEERLLRKEETVSIGSDYKRNLLVLPASNLPKSFALFEPAGGSYTLQFTDKMEGRVSRGGSVQSFEELRSSGVAKKKGDVYQVKLDATMRGRVVIGEATVLFQFVTPPPVRPAPVLPASMRGGFMSSIDRPLAMLLLLSALIQIGFVVFVENQDWPVPEETEFRIPDRIARIMVEEKQDEPEPEEIELEETEEGEGENEGEAAPQQAEPAPSKTPEEVADARQEERLRLTEEVRDATVLRVLTADGEGGESAIARVTDSLRNLGADEAFAGSSRVEYQAGGGDRLALGRGDSEADGVGTRADIGEIGSTKGASKAKDGVDTGKREETTVRARPVQIQNPDDAIGGTLDQAAVSRALRQIQRNIQDCYERELRRNNSAQGTVRVLVTVSAAGSRGRVSDAKVAADGVGGGVGQCVAQEIQRRLRVPAPEGGDSMFTLPFVFSPGG
- a CDS encoding phage holin family protein, translating into MQRQPDSPSAAGFNAAIQGLSEGFSNLVRQHVELARHEAKDELKQVATQVIGLVVFGAIALVGYLLLLAAIVLLALWLGGVGPMFIACAILAGLHLAVSGVAIARLSSQLSESGVSLPQISEELERNKQWIKQLRKSSSPQLPAEPS